The Teredinibacter sp. KSP-S5-2 genome includes a window with the following:
- a CDS encoding glycosyl hydrolase family 18 protein, with protein sequence MIRFVFSLFTCLLLPFFVSAHASPMIVGYYESWGIYSPNVHVRDLPLSRLTHLIYQNARVTEKGEVLVGDIYADIQHIYPDDDLSLQDYAGNFDELNDVRPLFPKLNTLISLGGYVYSNHFAQLCSSEQGRRKLAESAVQFMARYQFDGIDFQWFFVRDNNPEIQRKNEEGFISCLQTLRQRLNSLADIDGKQYWLSTTLYPSMNVTSEQAVLMANVLDFVSPTAQVVNHTHVPATRHFSPLYSDDGASVDGFVSRLISVGFPREKVILDVAPHAIAWQGVKNTNGLGQGFSGLSWGSWDTEEIGATGVYSRDYLISLLSNPDYQEYWDDVSKASYLYNPNKLGGHFVSFESRASLNEKVDYVVQQQLGGMGIGRLHADGDDSYSVVHYIFNRFYPLQNIKFVLISSYTKHQSAFLVSVVVFLVFVFFLVLMDVKRRKKRSRIAEEKQTFLLLQSGLSRMDWALNQSYQLLLGSELRKALYVRGGYLAYDQMIQGMMRPVHILLEHTRLAERERSVLWQMLNLNDSVRQLCYLVKSRYGLEVHADMNEASNVVIYSDAVYLQQFLEKLILLCCQDVQCPLTISIAGEETAFHQLDISCLDSDLRELSINHISDYRDLSKLASKLNIRVTKLSTPGGLFRLFLPAAQDICLPLIVDNQDENNEVDKVESIGVKDSVLTDSQQYMSSLQSFFESDLVVSDLPKFIEQIGQFFLVKTSKPICLTVAQGEQVVSVYGATSIQQQDLRRYQYDLLQFEVRSETNLTDVDEQFFSILFGHIQLIHKSIKELVKKPAQLSELYEIASNKDKIEYIQADKGYSFIYLSDRKEPKCISMRLRVIKQYFDDDELLRIHRSYLVNPKRVVSARKANLKRFELILDARSLPVGRSYIDLLQQRYNYWFL encoded by the coding sequence ATGATTAGATTCGTTTTTTCTCTCTTTACCTGTTTGTTATTGCCATTTTTTGTTTCTGCTCATGCCTCACCAATGATCGTCGGGTACTATGAGAGTTGGGGGATTTATAGCCCGAATGTACACGTCCGGGATTTGCCGTTAAGTCGTTTGACGCATTTAATCTATCAAAACGCCCGCGTTACCGAAAAGGGTGAGGTATTAGTTGGCGATATCTATGCAGATATTCAACATATTTATCCCGATGATGATCTTAGTCTGCAAGATTACGCTGGAAATTTTGACGAGTTAAATGATGTTCGTCCTCTTTTTCCAAAATTAAACACGCTAATTTCATTAGGTGGATATGTTTATTCGAACCACTTTGCTCAGCTTTGTTCATCTGAACAGGGAAGGCGAAAACTCGCTGAGTCTGCTGTTCAGTTTATGGCGCGGTATCAGTTTGATGGTATTGATTTCCAATGGTTTTTTGTTCGAGATAATAACCCTGAAATACAACGTAAAAATGAAGAAGGATTTATTTCCTGTTTGCAGACACTTCGCCAACGTCTGAACTCATTGGCTGATATAGATGGCAAACAGTACTGGCTAAGCACAACACTCTATCCGTCAATGAACGTTACATCAGAGCAAGCCGTACTTATGGCAAACGTTCTGGATTTTGTCAGTCCAACAGCTCAGGTTGTCAATCATACGCATGTTCCTGCTACCCGGCATTTTTCCCCTCTTTATTCTGACGATGGTGCCAGCGTCGACGGTTTTGTTTCCCGACTGATTTCTGTTGGGTTTCCCCGTGAAAAGGTGATTCTTGACGTGGCACCCCATGCGATTGCTTGGCAGGGAGTAAAAAATACCAACGGATTGGGGCAGGGTTTCTCAGGTTTGAGTTGGGGGAGTTGGGATACTGAGGAAATTGGTGCAACAGGCGTCTACAGTCGCGACTATTTAATCAGTTTATTGTCTAACCCTGATTATCAGGAATACTGGGATGATGTGAGTAAAGCGAGCTATTTATACAATCCGAATAAATTAGGTGGGCACTTCGTTTCCTTTGAAAGTCGTGCGTCCTTAAATGAAAAAGTCGATTATGTTGTACAGCAACAGTTAGGTGGAATGGGTATTGGTCGTTTGCACGCAGATGGTGATGATAGTTATTCCGTTGTCCACTATATTTTTAATCGATTCTATCCGCTGCAGAACATAAAGTTTGTATTGATTTCATCTTACACTAAACATCAGTCAGCGTTCCTTGTTAGTGTTGTGGTATTTCTTGTATTCGTTTTTTTTCTTGTCTTGATGGATGTAAAACGGCGAAAAAAACGATCCCGGATTGCAGAAGAAAAGCAAACCTTCTTGCTGCTTCAATCGGGTCTGAGTCGAATGGACTGGGCGTTAAATCAATCTTACCAATTATTGTTAGGTTCTGAGTTGCGTAAAGCGCTTTATGTTCGAGGTGGGTATCTTGCTTATGACCAAATGATTCAGGGAATGATGAGGCCTGTCCATATATTATTAGAACATACGCGTTTAGCAGAGCGAGAACGATCAGTACTCTGGCAGATGTTGAACCTGAACGATAGTGTTCGACAGCTTTGTTATCTAGTTAAATCTCGTTATGGCTTGGAAGTTCATGCAGATATGAATGAGGCATCAAATGTTGTGATCTATTCTGATGCGGTTTACTTGCAGCAGTTTTTGGAGAAACTGATTTTATTGTGTTGTCAGGATGTTCAGTGCCCATTAACCATATCTATTGCTGGAGAGGAAACAGCTTTTCATCAGTTGGATATCTCTTGTCTCGATTCAGACCTAAGGGAACTTTCAATAAACCATATCAGTGATTATCGGGATCTTTCAAAGTTGGCATCGAAGTTAAATATTCGTGTGACGAAGCTTTCCACTCCGGGTGGTTTGTTTAGGCTGTTTCTGCCTGCCGCACAAGATATTTGTTTGCCGTTGATTGTGGATAATCAAGATGAAAATAACGAGGTAGATAAGGTCGAATCTATAGGCGTCAAAGATTCGGTGTTGACTGATTCTCAGCAATATATGAGCTCGTTGCAATCGTTCTTTGAATCGGATTTGGTTGTATCTGATCTGCCAAAATTTATTGAGCAAATAGGTCAGTTTTTTTTGGTAAAGACTTCGAAGCCAATTTGTTTAACTGTTGCACAAGGCGAGCAGGTTGTTTCTGTCTATGGCGCGACTTCCATTCAACAACAGGATTTACGTCGTTATCAATATGATCTCCTGCAGTTTGAAGTTCGATCTGAAACTAACCTGACGGATGTGGATGAGCAGTTTTTTTCTATCCTGTTTGGTCATATTCAGTTGATACATAAATCAATTAAAGAGTTGGTGAAAAAACCTGCGCAATTATCGGAGCTGTACGAAATTGCCAGTAATAAAGACAAGATTGAATATATACAAGCAGATAAAGGATACAGCTTTATTTATCTTTCAGATCGGAAAGAACCTAAGTGTATCTCTATGCGGTTGAGAGTGATAAAACAATATTTTGATGATGATGAGCTGCTTCGTATTCATCGTTCATATTTGGTTAATCCAAAACGAGTTGTTTCTGCTCGGAAGGCTAATTTAAAACGATTTGAACTGATTTTGGATGCTCGATCTTTGCCTGTCGGGCGTTCATATATTGATCTTCTTCAGCAAAGATATAATTACTGGTTTTTATAG
- a CDS encoding SGNH/GDSL hydrolase family protein codes for MRIRKYPTLLTSLGIGLAISANSIAYDCTNLAGYSDTANYVVGNQVTNINNQSEHHAYECTNGWCSIGGPYEPGVGWAQEYTWKDLGVCSGSSSSSGSSSSSTSSSSSSSSSSSSSSSSSSSSSSSSSSGGGSCATLSEWNETTAYLGGSEVKHINTHYKANWWTQNQNPETNSGPVGAGKPWTAIGTCSTSSSSSSSSSSSSSSSSSSSSSGGHVGPYLSDTHIGGRLVDEGGTITYGWPGVYFEGNFTGTSVGLGFLADGNNHYDIEIDGQFHSKLVNPGTTTHWITGLTDGQHSIRVGKRTESVWSISRFSGFIAGNGGEILPPPAPKTRQIEFIGDSYTVGYGVESTGRTCTGTEITAFTNTNISFGALTAKHFDADYHINAYSGLGLVRNYSGNQQNHNYQTYALSALPHDGTNIWQRPASWQPDVVVVGLGINDFSTYVGSGEPWTQDSLRVQFKSDYHNLLDRVRIDYGPDALIVLSATPLQTGNLFKDTVNEIVTERQQAGDNRIAFWFYSTLDSMGCQWHPSKADHVTMSQELINIINSNNMTW; via the coding sequence ATGCGGATAAGAAAATACCCCACACTACTTACATCGCTCGGCATCGGTCTGGCCATTAGCGCAAATAGTATTGCTTACGACTGCACTAACCTGGCAGGCTATTCCGATACAGCAAACTATGTTGTGGGCAACCAAGTCACAAATATAAACAACCAATCGGAACACCATGCTTACGAATGCACCAACGGTTGGTGCAGCATTGGCGGCCCATACGAACCCGGCGTGGGTTGGGCGCAGGAATATACCTGGAAAGATCTTGGCGTTTGCAGTGGAAGCTCGAGCAGCTCAGGCTCTTCTTCCTCAAGCACCTCTTCTTCCAGCTCATCATCGAGCAGCAGTTCAAGTTCATCCAGTAGTAGCTCCAGTTCGTCCAGCAGTAGCTCTTCCGGTGGCGGCAGCTGCGCAACACTCAGTGAGTGGAATGAAACCACAGCCTATTTGGGTGGAAGTGAAGTTAAACATATCAATACTCACTATAAAGCCAACTGGTGGACTCAAAACCAAAACCCGGAAACAAACAGCGGCCCGGTTGGAGCAGGAAAACCCTGGACAGCGATCGGTACTTGCAGCACATCCAGCAGCAGCTCCTCGTCATCTTCGTCGTCTTCGTCCTCCTCCAGCAGCAGTTCCAGTTCCGGTGGACATGTCGGCCCGTATTTATCCGATACCCATATTGGCGGGCGCCTTGTCGATGAAGGCGGCACCATCACCTATGGTTGGCCCGGTGTGTATTTCGAAGGTAACTTCACCGGTACCAGTGTCGGCCTGGGCTTTTTGGCAGACGGCAACAACCATTACGATATTGAGATCGACGGGCAGTTCCATAGCAAGCTGGTTAACCCTGGCACCACCACACACTGGATCACTGGTTTAACTGACGGCCAGCACAGTATACGTGTCGGTAAGCGCACTGAATCGGTTTGGTCTATCAGTCGTTTCTCCGGGTTTATCGCCGGTAATGGCGGAGAAATACTTCCACCCCCCGCCCCAAAAACTCGCCAAATCGAGTTTATTGGTGATTCATACACGGTTGGTTATGGCGTTGAATCTACTGGTAGAACCTGTACTGGAACGGAAATCACCGCGTTCACTAACACGAACATTTCCTTTGGTGCATTAACGGCGAAACACTTTGATGCGGATTACCATATCAACGCATATTCCGGACTAGGGTTGGTGCGAAACTACTCGGGTAACCAACAAAATCATAATTACCAAACCTATGCGCTCAGCGCACTCCCCCACGACGGCACTAATATCTGGCAGCGGCCTGCAAGTTGGCAGCCGGATGTGGTGGTGGTCGGTTTAGGAATCAATGATTTTTCCACCTACGTTGGCAGTGGAGAGCCCTGGACTCAAGACTCGCTACGCGTACAGTTTAAATCTGACTACCATAACCTACTTGACCGTGTTCGAATCGATTACGGCCCGGATGCACTTATTGTGTTAAGTGCCACACCGTTACAAACCGGCAACTTGTTTAAGGATACGGTCAATGAGATCGTCACCGAACGACAACAAGCCGGGGACAACCGTATCGCTTTCTGGTTTTACTCCACGTTGGACAGCATGGGTTGTCAATGGCATCCATCCAAAGCGGATCATGTAACCATGTCACAAGAGCTTATCAATATCATTAACAGCAACAATATGACTTGGTAA
- a CDS encoding helix-turn-helix transcriptional regulator — protein sequence MDEILFSLEGKKQRVKHLNFSELEQNIGLIIGQNLKKYRELRGYTQHQHAELLGVSISQYRKYEAGIDIPKYHTLCRWTLWTGCSLYSLIRGSQYSDLFPDQLTSWRLTPFNFLLGRLKQEPFNALLQLIYSLGFVEDVHVFKTLPEPKQMINIEAAFEQIEQNTYLIIAENLRKFRAEQELSQEHIADLLGVNLNTYRSYESLTSPPKFSYLIAIRFILVFGRHMSSLMPDTHFAIFLRHYIHRLSHIAPILYAVSDAQHKQLETIFKSIEGIAKDNPLYLF from the coding sequence GTGGATGAAATTCTTTTTTCTCTTGAAGGGAAAAAGCAACGTGTAAAGCACCTGAATTTTTCTGAATTAGAACAAAATATTGGTTTAATCATTGGACAAAACCTGAAAAAGTACAGAGAACTACGGGGTTACACGCAACATCAACATGCTGAGCTGCTGGGCGTTTCAATATCTCAATACCGGAAATACGAGGCCGGCATTGATATACCGAAGTACCACACTTTATGCCGCTGGACGCTTTGGACAGGCTGCAGCTTATATAGCCTAATACGCGGTAGCCAGTATTCCGACCTTTTCCCAGACCAGCTTACCTCCTGGCGGTTAACACCGTTTAATTTTTTACTCGGTCGTTTAAAACAGGAACCGTTTAACGCCCTCCTGCAACTTATCTATTCCCTTGGTTTTGTTGAGGATGTTCATGTTTTTAAAACACTCCCTGAACCGAAACAAATGATAAATATCGAAGCCGCATTTGAGCAGATTGAGCAGAACACCTATCTGATCATTGCTGAGAACCTTCGAAAATTTCGCGCAGAACAGGAACTGTCGCAGGAACATATCGCAGATTTACTCGGGGTAAATTTGAATACCTACCGCAGTTACGAAAGCCTCACCTCACCGCCCAAGTTTTCCTACCTTATTGCCATTCGATTTATTTTGGTATTTGGTCGGCATATGTCTTCACTAATGCCAGACACCCATTTCGCCATTTTTCTGCGGCACTATATCCATAGACTCAGCCATATTGCCCCAATTCTTTATGCTGTGTCCGACGCTCAACACAAGCAATTGGAAACCATTTTTAAATCCATCGAAGGGATAGCTAAAGATAACCCGCTATATCTATTCTAA
- a CDS encoding Gfo/Idh/MocA family protein, translating into MKTVFYYCVRLASVCIFSLFYVSSIQADELRLGIIGLDTMHSTAFTTMINDPQDATMSDVRVVAAYPYGSTRMERNAREIVQFSKEIQGYGVVLVDSIEALLKQVDGVMLLTNDGLLHLEQIKPVIEAGLPIFLDKPIAADFPESVQIYSLAKKHQVPVFSASALRYQSKAQAVRHQNLVGEVLGADGYSPYYEEAQHSDYYWYGIHAVETVYTLMGPGCKRVKRIIGQHSDMIIGEWQDGRIGTVRTDRNGAQFYGGTAYGREGVVNVGPFEGYRPLVEQIVQFFRSKKSPVAAEETLEIYAFMKAAQLSRLNDGAWIELEKVTKGK; encoded by the coding sequence ATGAAAACCGTTTTCTACTATTGCGTCAGGCTTGCCAGTGTCTGTATTTTTTCTTTGTTTTACGTTTCCAGTATTCAAGCGGATGAATTACGTTTGGGAATTATTGGCCTGGATACTATGCACAGCACTGCATTTACCACAATGATCAATGACCCTCAGGACGCAACAATGTCTGATGTCCGTGTGGTAGCAGCCTACCCTTACGGTTCTACCCGGATGGAGCGCAATGCCAGGGAAATTGTGCAGTTCAGCAAAGAAATTCAGGGTTATGGCGTTGTTCTGGTGGATTCCATTGAAGCTTTATTAAAACAAGTGGACGGAGTGATGTTACTCACCAACGATGGACTTTTGCACCTGGAACAAATTAAACCCGTTATCGAAGCTGGGTTGCCGATATTTCTGGATAAACCCATTGCGGCGGATTTTCCTGAATCTGTGCAAATATATTCACTGGCCAAAAAACATCAGGTTCCTGTTTTTTCGGCTTCAGCACTTCGTTACCAAAGTAAAGCCCAGGCGGTTCGTCACCAGAACTTGGTTGGGGAGGTGTTAGGTGCCGATGGTTATAGCCCGTACTATGAAGAGGCTCAGCATAGTGACTATTACTGGTATGGCATTCATGCTGTGGAGACTGTTTACACCTTGATGGGGCCGGGATGTAAGCGGGTGAAAAGAATTATTGGCCAGCACAGCGATATGATTATCGGCGAGTGGCAAGACGGTCGAATTGGTACGGTCAGAACCGATAGAAATGGCGCACAGTTCTATGGTGGCACGGCTTATGGCCGCGAGGGTGTGGTAAATGTCGGGCCGTTTGAAGGTTATCGTCCTCTGGTGGAGCAGATTGTTCAGTTCTTTCGTAGTAAAAAATCGCCTGTCGCAGCTGAGGAAACGCTTGAAATTTATGCTTTCATGAAAGCGGCGCAATTGAGCAGGCTGAATGATGGTGCATGGATTGAGTTGGAGAAGGTGACTAAAGGAAAGTAG
- a CDS encoding cellulose-binding domain-containing protein yields the protein MSISKRCKLCVAIPIALSAMVTSQVQAVGNCDANVYPNWTQVDWKGDPSHAASGDVMVYQSAAYKAKWWTQSAPGSDESWEFLENCGSSSSSSSSSSSSSSSSSSSSSSSSSSSSSSSSSSSSSSSSSSSSSSSSSSSSSSSSSSGGSACDGINAYPDWPQTDWQGNPSHANAGDKMQHEGSAYTANWWTASVPGSDGSWTFSFSCASSSSSSGSSSSGGGSTLPNRADPVSLKVHGWPEYLAMGTITDNSFSRNADLASSQVDAIFKYAGDGAGNRGAVIEPTVTLQTIQQANDIEQIRGGDVNPTMVVYTANASGGGVASEDILIYDNLVMHYQNLIRMSAAMQASKDANDASAGSVVLNADLFGEWQASRTSMFKAAYGDASAWTPILVKQALKEAITKEADYKVNGAQSLSTLYDLTALQTEIDTLIEDNVKGWVKSQNLVMTRFSPDVAFGWVVNLWNPGSANWVHTDYSGQQAVWDAASQSTAGFVEFIGAYDNDEFRPDFLTFDKYERDGFSPAARGNYAFGAKEWENYLNYVKQITDYIDTPAMIWQIPGGHMATVGEDIGTYDLANHSASGATYFMGDKNVGKDISNIRSEVLSIPLNATIYDGATSVQALLQQTPNYDWGVSQLRRAAYSNVFSIMWGGGSTTAVVPIATNGPGDNNWLKNKVVSYQTKGRVPLYYVGGGAATTPITSLPALNTELESLETKMNNEVFLTQLPDNSWIPSTIYKWNDFLAALNSMHNVGVENVKFWLTEPGVDDATNIKYAKVAIASFLAQSMKETIQYDACDENNWSINTGDPVNYPLSASCGQLQQNYEEYGVNPATGNDLPYSCPRNPKMEMTAITHAKWYGAPAPLFVAPDRVLNDLGLLVNGNVGYWNYGDNQDCYGDKPTFDPSKQVYLRESCASYQDQKAGKFVWDGSAQKSLEGCGWWGRGVIQTTGRYNFGKLNHFMGRSHVDPDIVGTTVEGIDVKAAPESPLYADMDLCFNPELVCSTQEHGEIKWIAGIFYWMNEVQGYNDVGGTYADWNYFEQLKAYVDGGLVGTKFIDDISGIVNRGCPDKTCPISGPVDGLDKRQENFFKALQAMGLNPTK from the coding sequence ATGTCTATTTCTAAACGATGCAAACTCTGTGTCGCTATTCCTATCGCATTGAGCGCTATGGTGACGAGCCAAGTTCAAGCGGTGGGTAATTGCGATGCAAATGTTTACCCTAACTGGACGCAGGTAGACTGGAAGGGCGATCCAAGCCATGCGGCGAGTGGCGATGTCATGGTTTACCAAAGTGCTGCTTATAAAGCGAAATGGTGGACTCAATCCGCTCCCGGTAGTGACGAATCCTGGGAATTCCTGGAAAACTGTGGCTCAAGCTCAAGCTCAAGCTCCAGTTCTTCTTCAAGTAGCAGTTCCAGCTCGTCTTCTTCGAGTTCCAGTAGCTCCTCAAGCAGCTCGTCCAGTTCATCAAGCAGTTCCAGCTCATCCTCCAGTTCAAGTAGCTCCAGCTCATCTTCGAGCAGCAGTTCAAGCTCTTCCAGTTCGGGTGGTAGCGCGTGTGATGGTATTAATGCGTACCCGGATTGGCCGCAAACAGATTGGCAGGGTAACCCAAGCCACGCCAACGCCGGCGATAAAATGCAGCACGAAGGTTCTGCGTACACAGCAAACTGGTGGACCGCTTCTGTTCCTGGCAGTGATGGATCGTGGACATTCAGTTTCTCCTGTGCCAGTTCTTCTTCCAGCAGTGGTTCAAGTTCCTCCGGTGGTGGCTCAACGCTTCCAAACCGCGCAGACCCTGTCAGCCTTAAAGTACATGGCTGGCCAGAATATCTGGCGATGGGAACAATTACCGATAATAGCTTCTCTCGTAATGCTGATTTAGCGTCTTCTCAAGTGGATGCAATCTTCAAATATGCTGGTGATGGTGCGGGTAACCGTGGTGCGGTGATCGAGCCAACTGTGACCTTGCAAACTATTCAGCAGGCAAACGATATCGAGCAAATCCGTGGTGGCGATGTAAACCCAACCATGGTGGTTTATACGGCGAACGCCAGCGGTGGTGGTGTCGCATCAGAAGATATTCTGATTTACGACAATTTGGTCATGCACTATCAAAACTTGATTCGTATGAGTGCTGCAATGCAGGCGAGCAAAGACGCAAATGATGCTTCTGCCGGCTCGGTTGTATTAAATGCGGACTTATTTGGAGAGTGGCAAGCAAGCCGGACGTCAATGTTTAAGGCGGCTTACGGTGATGCCAGTGCCTGGACACCCATTTTGGTTAAACAAGCATTGAAAGAAGCGATAACCAAAGAAGCGGATTACAAAGTTAATGGCGCTCAGTCGCTCAGTACTTTGTATGATCTAACTGCGTTGCAAACCGAGATCGACACTCTAATTGAAGACAACGTTAAAGGTTGGGTGAAATCACAAAACTTGGTGATGACACGTTTCAGCCCGGATGTGGCATTTGGTTGGGTAGTAAATTTGTGGAACCCCGGTAGCGCAAACTGGGTACACACAGACTACTCTGGTCAACAAGCTGTTTGGGATGCGGCCTCACAAAGTACTGCCGGGTTTGTTGAGTTTATCGGTGCTTATGACAATGATGAGTTCCGTCCAGACTTCCTGACCTTTGATAAGTATGAGCGCGATGGCTTCTCTCCTGCTGCACGTGGCAACTATGCTTTCGGTGCAAAAGAGTGGGAAAACTATCTCAACTACGTTAAGCAGATTACCGACTATATCGATACCCCTGCCATGATCTGGCAAATCCCAGGTGGCCATATGGCAACCGTTGGTGAAGACATCGGTACATACGACTTAGCGAATCATTCTGCCAGTGGTGCCACTTACTTCATGGGCGATAAAAATGTCGGTAAAGATATTTCCAACATCCGCAGTGAAGTGTTGAGCATTCCGTTGAATGCAACCATTTATGACGGAGCAACTTCTGTTCAGGCATTGTTGCAACAAACACCTAATTACGATTGGGGTGTGAGCCAATTGCGTCGAGCAGCTTACAGCAATGTGTTCTCCATTATGTGGGGTGGTGGTTCGACTACGGCTGTTGTGCCTATTGCGACCAATGGCCCTGGTGATAACAACTGGCTGAAAAATAAAGTGGTGTCTTACCAAACTAAAGGACGCGTTCCTCTTTACTATGTTGGCGGTGGCGCTGCTACAACCCCCATTACGTCACTTCCTGCATTGAATACAGAGTTGGAAAGCCTGGAAACCAAGATGAACAATGAAGTCTTCTTGACTCAATTGCCAGATAACTCTTGGATTCCTTCTACGATTTATAAGTGGAATGACTTCCTGGCGGCACTTAACTCCATGCACAACGTGGGCGTTGAAAATGTGAAGTTCTGGTTAACCGAACCAGGTGTGGATGATGCAACTAACATCAAATACGCCAAGGTGGCGATTGCTTCGTTCCTTGCACAAAGTATGAAGGAAACCATCCAATACGATGCGTGTGATGAAAATAACTGGTCGATTAATACTGGCGATCCAGTGAATTATCCTCTTTCCGCTTCTTGTGGACAGTTACAGCAAAACTACGAAGAGTATGGGGTGAACCCTGCAACCGGTAACGACTTGCCTTACTCTTGTCCTCGCAACCCCAAAATGGAAATGACAGCGATTACTCATGCGAAATGGTACGGCGCACCTGCTCCATTGTTTGTTGCTCCTGATCGTGTATTGAATGATTTGGGCTTGTTAGTGAATGGCAATGTGGGTTACTGGAATTACGGTGACAACCAGGATTGCTACGGTGATAAACCCACCTTCGATCCATCCAAACAAGTGTACTTGCGTGAGTCGTGCGCCAGCTACCAAGACCAGAAAGCCGGTAAATTTGTGTGGGATGGTTCTGCACAGAAATCGCTTGAAGGTTGTGGTTGGTGGGGCCGTGGTGTTATCCAAACCACTGGACGATACAACTTCGGTAAGTTGAACCACTTCATGGGACGAAGCCATGTTGATCCGGATATCGTAGGTACAACGGTTGAAGGTATTGATGTGAAGGCTGCGCCAGAAAGTCCACTCTATGCCGACATGGATTTGTGTTTCAATCCTGAGCTTGTGTGTAGTACGCAAGAGCACGGTGAAATTAAGTGGATTGCAGGTATCTTCTACTGGATGAATGAAGTTCAAGGCTACAACGATGTTGGCGGTACTTATGCTGACTGGAACTATTTCGAACAGCTTAAAGCTTATGTTGACGGTGGTTTGGTTGGTACCAAGTTTATCGATGATATCTCCGGTATTGTAAACCGTGGTTGTCCAGATAAAACGTGTCCAATCAGCGGTCCGGTTGATGGCTTGGATAAACGTCAAGAAAACTTCTTCAAAGCTTTGCAGGCAATGGGACTCAACCCTACAAAATAA